The genomic window GAATGATTATAAACAACAACATAATGATTAAAACAGATATACTTATAATTGGAGCGGGCCCAACAGGTTTATTTGCCGTTTTTGAGGCAGGATTGCTAAAATTAAAATGCCACATTTTAGATGCGCTTCCACAACCAGGAGGACAACTATCAGAGTTATATCCAAAAAAACCAATTTATGATATTCCTGGATTCCCAGAAGTATTAGCCGGAGATTTAGTTGACGGATTAATGGAGCAAATCAAACAATTTGAGCCAGGTTTTACATTAGGAGAACGTGCCGAAACAGTTGAAAAGCAAGAAGACGGAACTTTCATAGTAACATCAAACAAAGGAACTAAATTCCACGCGCCAGTTATCGCAATCGCTGGAGGTTTAGGAAGTTTTGAGCCTCGTAAACCACTTATCGAAGATATCGAGTTTTATGAAGATAAAGGAGTAAAATACTTCATCAAAAATCCTGAGAAATTCAGAGATAAAAGAGTTGTAATTGCAGGAGGAGGAGATTCAGCATTAGACTGGTCAATTTTCTTAGCAAACGTAGCTTCAGAAGTAACTTTAATCCACAGAAGAAACGAATTTAGAGGAGCTTTAGATTCTGTAGAAAAAGTACAGGAATTAAAATCAGCTGGAAAAATCAAATTAATCACTCCGGCAGAAGTTATCGGAATCAACGGTGCTGAGCATGTTGAATCATTAGATATCGAAGAAAACGGAGCACACCGTAAAATCGAATGTGATTATTTCATTCCGCTTTTCGGATTAACACCAAAATTAGGTCCAATAGGTGACTGGGGATTAGAAATCGAGAAAAATGCCATCAAAGTAAACAATGCATTAGATTACCAAACTAACATTCCAGGAATCTTTGCCATTGGAGACGTAAACACATACCCAGGAAAATTAAAGTTAATTCTTTGCGGATTCCACGAAGCAACTTTAATGTGCCAAGCTGCTTACTCAATCATCAACCCAGGTAAAAAATACGTATTGAAATATACAACAGTTTCTGGTGTAGACGGTTTTGACGGAACTCGTAAAGAGGCTCCGAAAGCGGTTGTGAAAGCGATAGTCTAAGGTTCTAAGTTGCTAAGACGCTAAGATTCTAAGATTTTATATAGGAAGCTCAAACTTTTAGTTTGGGCTTTATTTTTTAGAAGATGTATAAAAAACATGGCCAGTGGTTTCAACCACTGGAGCACATTGTATTGAGACAGCGGATAATCAATATGCATAATGACAATACGTTTCCCACGGTTGAAACCGTGGGATATGTTTGAAAATCTGGAGCCAATTTTAAAACTTAGAATCTCAGAATCTTAGCGTCTTAGCATCTTTAAAAAAACATTTGCAAATCGAAACCCTATTTCATACCTTTGCACTGTTCTTAAAATTATTGTCAGTTATCACGAAAGGCGGAGGGATAGACCCGATGAAACCTTAGCAACCCTTTATCATAAAGAAGGTGCTAAATTCTACTTTATACGACATTTTCCAGTATTAAAGATAGATAACACAAATACATACTCGTATTTCTCAAAACTTTTCTCGATAACATATAATATTTACTGAAACAGATCCTGTATCAGGAGCGAATCATTGGCGCATTTTTGCAGTCAGTAGTTCCCGCTTTACGTTGCAATCATTTTGCTTTTTAAAGGAAAAAGCAAAATAATTTCCACTTCAATCGGGGCTAATGAGCCAGCAATAGTGCACTTTTGGAATTAATGTGAAAAAAAATATCCGAAGCAAACCTAACAGGTTTTAAAAACCTGTTAGGTTTAAACTTCACAATCATAATAAAAAAAAACTTAGCATCTTAGAACCTTAGGATCTCAGAAGCTAAAAAAATAAGCCATGGCAATAACAATTCAAGAAGCAATAAAAAAAAATATCCTAATCCTTGATGGAGCAATGGGAACAATGTTGCAACGCTATAATTTCTCAGAAGAAGATTTCAGAGGAGAGCGTTTCAAAGATTTTCCACATCCGTTAAAAGGAAACAACGATTTACTATCCCTAACACAACCACAAGCAATCCGCGATGTACATGCCGCTTATTTTGAAGCAGGTGCTGACATTGTAGAAACCAATACCTTCTCTGGAACGACAATCGGTATGGCCGATTATCACATGGAAGATTTGGTTTACGAGTTAAACTACGAATCGGCAAAACTCGCACGCGAGGTTGCCGATGAGTTTACCGCAAAAAATCCAGAAAAACCACGTTTCGTAGCCGGTTCAATCGGACCAACAAACCGTACGGCAAGTATGTCGCCAGACGTAAATGATCCAGGTTACAGAGCCGTAACGTTTGACGATTTACGAATTGCCTACAAACAACAAGCAGAAGCTTTAATGGACGGTGGCTGTGATTTACTTTTAGTAGAAACAATCTTTGATACGTTAAATGCAAAAGCTGCACTTTTTGCAATCGAAGAAGTAAAAGAAGAACGCAATATTGATATTCCAATCATGGTTTCAGGAACAATTACAGATGCATCGGGAAGAACACTTTCTGGGCAGACAGTTGAAGCGTTTTTGATTTCAGTTTCGCATATTCCGTTGTTAAGTGTAGGATTCAATTGCGCCCTTGGAGCCGATTTGCTGAAACCATATTTAAAAACATTAGCACATAATACAAGTTTTAATGTTTCAGCGCATCCAAATGCTGGATTACCAAATGCTTTCGGACAATACGATGAAACGCCAGAACAGACTCAGGTATTCATTAAAGAGTATTTAGAAGATAATTTAATCAATATCATCGGAGGTTGTTGCGGAACAACACCAGATCATATTCGATTAATGGCTGAGGTTGCAAAGGATTATAAGCCACGTGTGGCACCGGTATTTGAATAATGAAGAAATTTTTGTTTCTGTTTAGTTTAATGTTGATTAGTTGTAATTACACAACAAATACAGTTTTTCAGAAAAGCATTAAATGTGAAGATTGTTTAGTTACAAAAGAAGAAACAGCTGTTGGAATAGCAGAGCCTATTTTGTTTGAATCATATGGTAAAGATCAAATAGAAGATCAAAGACCTTATACAGTAACAATAGAAAACGATTCTATTTGGCATATTGAAGGAACTTTTAATAGTATCGGTTTTGGAGGTGTATTTGATATTAAAATCTCAGCAAAAAATGGTAAAGTTCTTTACATGATGCATGGAAAATAATAAAGGTAGAATATTTTAAAAAGTTCCGTTAGGAACGAAATATCGGTAGCAACGGAATTTATTCCGTTGAAAAGAAAGAACGTACAAAGCAAGAGTTCCGTAGGAACGAAACATATAATATTGATTGAGAAATTTTTCCATCAATATTGAAAATTGAAACTCGGAAATCATAAATCGTCTTATGAAACCGAGTTCGCGTGAGGGATAGAAGTGAAAAGCCCACAGCCTGACGAAGGAAGAGCGAGGACTTGTAACGGATAGCCCGACCCGGAGGGACACGCCTAAAATAATAAATGAGAGTTTTAGATATGCATGAAATGAAAATCGTATTTAAATTTTGCTTTATAGTTTTATTTTGCTCTGTAGGTTATTCGCAGAATAAAAATAAGGAATTAGAAAATGAATTGATCAAAGTAAAAAATCAAGCATTTTGTGATTGTTATTCTGAAGCATTATCTGGCAAAGAAATTATTAGATATAAAGACGGAAGTAGTTATATGCAAATTATAAATCTGAAAGGTGAGTATGTTTTTGGGAATAAAAAATATAAACAGATGATAGAAAAATGGAACAAAAAAGATTATAAATCTTATGATCCAAATCAAAATTTATATTTAATGAAGTGTCTAGATTTTTATAATAGTCCAATGTTAAATAGATTCATTGATTCTGTAAGACAAGAAGAAATTAAAATAATTAAAATCAGATAACTGTAAAATAGATTTTTACAGGAAAGAAAATAGAATAAAAAACTTAGAATCTAAGCATCTTAGAATCTCAGTAACTTTAAAAAGAAATGACAGAAAAAAGAAGAGACCTTGTATTATCAGGATTAGAACCGTTGATTATTACGCCGGAAAGTGTTTTCGTGAATGTTGGTGAGCGTACGAATGTAACAGGTTCAAGAAAATTCCTAAGACTAATCAAGGAAGAGAAATATGACGAGGCGCTTGATATTGCAAGACAGCAGGTAGAAGGTGGAGCACAAATCATCGATATTAATATGGATGAAGGAATGCTTGACGGAGTTACTGCAATGACTAAATTTTTGAATTTAATTGCAGCAGAACCAGACATTTCGAGAGTGCCAATTATGATCGACAGTTCGAAATGGGAAATCATCGAAGCCGGTCTAAAAGTAGTACAAGGAAAAAGCGTTGTAAACTCGATTTCGTTAAAAGAAGGAGAAGAAGCCTTTATTCACCACGCTAAATTAATCAAACGTTACGGAGCGGCTGCTATTGTAATGGCTTTTGATGAAGTGGGTCAGGCGGATAATTACGATCGTAGAGTGGAAATCTGTCAGCGTTCGTATGACATTTTGGTGAACAAGGTAGGTTTCCCTCCACAGGATATTATTTTCGATTTAAATATTTTCCCTGTTGCAACGGGAATGGAAGAGCATAGATTGAACGCTTTGGATTTCTTTAGAGGAACAAAATGGGTTCGTGAAAATCTTCCGCACGCACATATTAGTGGTGGAGTGAGTAACGTTTCGTTCTCTTTTAGAGGAAATGATACGGTTCGTGAAGCAATGCACTCGGTGTTTTTATACCACGCAATCAAAAACGGAATGACGATGGGAATCGTAAATCCGGAAATGCTTACGATTTACGATGATATTCCGAAAGATTTACTAGAATACGTTGAAGACGTAATTTTAGATAGACGTGACGACGCTACAGAAAGATTGTTAGATTTTGCAGACAGCGTAAAAGGTGAAGCAAAAAGCGATGAAAAAACGGTTCAAGAATGGCGTTTTGGAACGGTTCAAGAACGTATTACACATTCGTTGGTAAAAGGAATTGACGCTTTTATCGAAGAAGATGTTGAAGAAGCACGTTTGGCAGCAACAAAACCAATCGAGGTTATTGAGATCAACCTAATGGCCGGAATGAATGTGGTTGGAGATTTATTCGGAAGCGGAAAAATGTTCCTGCCTCAGGTAGTAAAATCGGCTCGTGTAATGAAAAAAGCCGTGGCTTATTTATTGCCATTTATTGAAGCGAGCAAACAAGCAGGGGATAAACAAGGAAATGGAAAAATCCTAATGGCAACCGTAAAAGGAGACGTTCACGATATTGGAAAAAACATCGTTTCAGTAGTTTTAGCTTGTAACAATTATGAGATTGTAGATCTTGGTGTTATGGTGCCTCCAGAAAAAATCATTGCAGCGGCGATTGAACATGAAGTAGATATCATTGGATTAAGCGGATTGATCACGCCTTCGCTTGACGAAATGGTTTATTTAGCCAAAGAATTAGACAAACAAGACATTAAAATCCCAATTATGATTGGTGGAGCAACGACTTCGCGCGCGCATACAGCCGTGAAAATTGCACCTCAATATAGAGAAACTGTAATTCATGTAAACGATGCTTCGAGAGCTGTTACTGTTGCAGGAAATCTGTTAGATCATAATAGAAAAATATATGCGGCAGATATTCGCGCAGAATACGATTCGTTTAGAGAAACATTTTTAAACCGTTCAAGAGATAAAAATTTCTTGACAATTGAAGATGCTCGTAAAAACAAATTACCATTGGATTGGAGTGAATATTCTCCAGTTAAACCAAAAGTAATTGGCGCGCAAACCATCGAAGTAGAACTAGATGTTTTGGTTCCATATATCGACTGGACGCCATTTTTCCAAACATGGGAATTGTACGGAAAATATCCAGCAATTTTAACGGATGAGGTTGTGGGTAAAGAAGCGACATCTGTTTTTAACGATGCTCAAGCAATGCTGAAAGTAATTCTGGAAGAGAAAAAATTAAAGGCAAAAGGTATTTACGGAATTTTCCCAGCAAATCAGGTAAATGATGACGATATCGAATTGCGTGATGAAAACGGAAAAGTTTTAGAGAAATTCTTAACGCTTCGTCAGCAGTCACAAAAGACAAAAGGTGCTCCAAACATCGCTTTAGCTGATTTTATTTTGCCAAAAGACAGTGGCGTAACCGATTATATGGGAGCTTTCTGTGTAACAACAGGTTTTGGTGTAGACGAATGGGCGGCAGAATACGAAAAGAATCTAGACGATTATAATTCGATTATGGTTAAAGCCCTTGCCGATCGTTTTGCTGAGGCTTTCGCCGAATATCTTCACGAGAGAGTTCGTAAAGATTTCTGGGGTTATGATAGCGAAGAATCTTTAACCAACGAAGAATTGATTAAAGAAAATTATAAAGGAATTCGTCCAGCGCCAGGTTATCCAGCCTGTCCAGATCACTTGGAGAAACCAACGATTTGGAAGCTTTTAGATGTTGAAAAACAAATTGGAGTGAAACTAACAGAAAGCATGGCAATGTGGCCAGCTTCGTCGGTTTCAGGATATTATTTCGGAAACCCGAAAAGCCGCTATTTCGGACTCGGAAAAATAAAAGAAGATCAGGTTACAGATTACGCCAAACGCCGAAATGTACCGCTTGATTACGCAATGAAATGGTTAAACCCTAATATAGCAGATTAAAGTTTTTGTTTCAAGTTTCAAGTTTCAAGTTCTCTATAGCAACTTGAAACTTGGAACCTGAAATTTGAAACAACAAATATTTGATTTACGTTTTTTGATTCAGATTTTTTACACAATTCAAACTCAAAATTCATAACTCATAACTCATAATTCTAATAATGAAAGTAACAGAACATATAGAAAACGCCAAAGGAAAAACATTATTCTCGTTTGAAATTATTCCGCCTCAAAAGGGGAAAAGCATTCAGGAGTTATACGATAATATTGATCCGTTAATGGAGTTTAATCCGCCGTTTATTGATGTAACGACTTCTCGTGAAGAGTATATTTACATTGACCGCGGTAACGGACTTTTGGACAAAAAACTGACTCGTATGCGTCCAGGAACGCTTGGAATTTGCGCTTCTATAAAACATAAATACAATGTAGATACGGTTCCGCATTTGCTTTGCGGTGGTTTCACTAAAGAAGAAACCGAGTACATGTTGGTTGACTGTCATTATTTAGGAATCAATAACGTAATGGCACTTCGTGGAGATGCAATGAAAGACGAGCAGTCTTTTACACCAAAAGCTGGAGGGAATCATTATGCAATTGATTTGGTAAAACAAATAAACGATTTGAATTGCGGAAAATATCTTCATGAAGTAATGGATGCTGACAACAAAGCTGATTTCTGTATTGGAGTTGCAGGTTATCCAGAAAAACATTTAGAATCACCATCTTTACAATCAGATTTAAAAAGATTAAAAGAAAAAGTTGATGCAGGAGCTGATTATGTAGTAACACAAATGTTTTTTGACAATGCTAAATATTTTGCTTTTGTAGAAAAAGCAAGAGAAATGGGAATCACAATTCCGATTATTCCTGGAATTAAACCAATTGCTGTTCAACGACATTTGCAAGTTTTACCACAGATTTTCAGAATCGATCTGCCAGAAGATTTGATCGATGCTGTAGATAAATGCAAAAATAATGCTGAAATCAAACAAGTCGGAATCGAATGGGCGATTCAGCAGTCATTAGAATTAAAAGCCGCAGGAGTTCCGTTTTTACACTATTATTCAATGGGTAAATCTGAGAATATCCGCCAGATTGCAAGTCAGGTTTTTTAATGTCATTGCGAGGAACGAAGCAATCTCACGTTGCTAATCTTTTGTACTTTTGTTAGTAGGATTGCTTTGTTCCTCATAATGACCAAGAGGGCTTGGAATTTGGAATTTAATTTTGGAATTTAACTTTTACAGTCATGAAACAAGAAGAACTACAAGCCATAGCCTCTCAATTAAAACATCCATCGGGAGAAAAAGGAATTGAAATGGCCAATATGATGAACGAAACGAACATCAATATGACCAAACATTCGATTCAGAATCTCAATATAGCAAGCGAAAACAAAATTCTGGAACTCGGACATGGAAATGCGGGACATGTAGAATTTCTGTTTGAACAAGCCAAAAATATAAGATACTACGGACTAGAAATGTCGGAACTGATGTTTCAAGAAGCGCGCCAGATCAACCGAAATTTTGTTTCTCAAAAACAAGCTTTCTTTTCGCTTTATGACGGAAATACGATTCCGTTTGAAGATGGATTATTCGATAAAATATTTACTGTAAATACAATCTATTTTTGGCAGAAACCCGAAGAATTGCTTTCAGAAATCTACAGAGTTTTAAAACCAAGCGGTAATTTCTGCTTAACATTTGCCGAAGAAGATTTCATGAAAACATTGCCTTTTACACAATTCGAATTTAAATTGTACAGTACTGAAAAAGCGCAGGATTTAATCAAAAAATCAGATTTTAAAATCGTTTACACAGAAACACAGACGGAAAAAGTAAAAAGCAAAACTGGCGAATTGGTTGACAGAGCTTTTACTACTATTGTTCTAGAGAAATAGTTAAGATTTTTAAACACATAGAAACATAGATTTTTCTTAATTTTAGTTTAGAAGAATTAAAAAGAAAACTACATTTTTCACACATAGCTATGTTTGTTTAAATAAGTAAAACGCCTTTCTAGACAAAGAGAACTATGTTTCTATGTGTTTAGAAAATATAGAGATTGCTGAATTCTAAACCCTTGTATCATTATGGAAGTTAAGAAAATCAATTTTTTGCAGAGTTACAGCAGTATTTTATGGCTTCTTGGCGGTATTATAGTCGGAAGTATTTTTGGATTGGTTTTCGGAGAAGATGTTTTGATCATAAAACCGCTTGGCGATATATTTCTGAATTTACTTTTTACAGCCATTATTCCGCTTATCTTTTTTACAATTGGTTCTTCGGTTGCGAATCTAGAAAGAACAGAAAAACTTGGAAAACTCTTTGTTATAATGATATTGGTTTTTCTAGCTACCATTTTGATTTCGGCAATTGTAATGATCTGTGCTGTTTATCTTTTTCCAATTCATGAAGATATTGCGATTGCCAAAGTTCCGTTTGAAGAAGTGGCATCAGGATCAGCAGGAGATCAGATTGCAAAATTGCTTACTGCCAATGATTTCTTCGAATTATTGTCTCGCAAAAGCATGTTGGCGTTGATTATTTTCTCTTTTTTAGTTGGTTTTGCCACACTGCAATCAGGAGAAAAAGGAAAAGCTTTCAAGAGTTTTCTGGATTCAGGAAACGAAGTAATGAAACAGCTTTTAAACATTATCATGAAATCTGCACCAATTGGTCTCGGAGCCTATTTTGCTTATCAAGTTGGAGTTTTTGGACCGCAATTGTTAGGGGTTTATGCAAAACCGATGGCAGTTTATTATGGCGCTTGTATTTTCTACTTTTTCGTGTTTTTCAGTTTATATGCACTTGTTTCTGGAGGAAAAAGAGCTTTTAAAGTTTTTTGGGGTAACAATATAACTCCTTCTTTAACCGCAGTAGGAACTTGCAGCAGTATTGCCACTATACCAGCCAATCTAGATGCTGCAGAAAAAATGGGAATCCCTAGTCACGTCCGGAATTTAGTAATTCCGCTTGGAGCACCTTTGCACAAAGACGGTTCGAGTATGTCCTCCATTTTAAAAATAACTTTTTTATTTGCCATGTTTGGGAAAGATTTTTCAGATCCGATGACCATTCTTTTAGCACTAGGAATTACAGTTGTCGTTTCTATTGTTGAAGGAGGAATTCCAAACGGAGGTTATATTGGCGAGATCTTAGCCATAACTGTTTATGGTTTTCCGATGGAACAAGCACTTCCTGTGGCAATGATTCTAGGAACTTTGGTTGACCCAATTGCTACGTTGTTAAACGCCAATGGAGATGTAATCTGTTCTATGATGGTTTCAAGATTCTCTGAAAAAACAAAGTGGTAGCTTCCTTTTAACACACACAAATTCTTATTTAATATTTTTTCATCTGTGCAATCTGCGCAACATAACTAATACAATAAACTTATGAATTCAATATTACAACATGATCTCAATAATTTTGAGAATATTTTAGAAAAAACAAAACAGCAAGGTCTTGATTTCCTTAATAATATCGAAAACATTCCAACGTCTAAAAATTATTCAATCGATCCTAAAACTGAGCTAAACGAATTAGGTTTAGGGTCTATTGAAGCTTTAAAAGAGTTTAATGAAAGATTAGCTCCATTAATGGTTTCTTCGCCAGGCCCGAGATATTGGGGATTTGTTACAGGCGGCTCGACACCTGCATCTATTGTTGGCGATTGGCTAGCGACTGTCTATGATCAGAATACTCAGGCTGTAAAGGCACAAGGAGGAGCGTCGGCATTGATAGAGTTTGAAACCATCGATTTATTATTGCAATTGTTAGAACTTCCTGATTCATTTTTAGGCGGATTCGTTACAGGGGCTACAATGTCAAACTTTACTTCTCTTGGCGTTGCTAGACAATGGTTTGGGAAACAGTTTGGAAAAGATTTTGCTAAAAACGGAATTTCAGAACCAATTAATATCCTAACAGCAACACCGCATTCTTCTACTATAAAATGTCTATCGCTTTTAGGAATTGGAAGTCAAAATTATACAGCAATAAAAGCTCTAGAGGGAAATCGTGAAGCTCTTGATATTGCTGATTTGGAAGAAAATATAAAGAAATTAGACGGAAAGCCTTTTATATTAATCTCAAGTGCAGGAACTGTAAACACAGCAGATTTTGATGATTTTGAAGCGATTGCTGCATTGAAAGAGAAATACAATTTCTGGTGGCATATTGATGCCGCTTTTGGCGGATTTGCAGCAGTTTCAGAAAAATATAAGCATTTAGTGCAAGGATGGGAAGGGGCAGACAGTATTACGATCGATTGTCACAAGTGGCTCAATGTACCTTATGAAAGCGCTTTTTATTTAGTTAAAAAAGAACATATTCATCTTCAGATTGAAACGTTCCAAAACTCAAATGCACCCTATTTAGCTAATCCGCTGGAGAATTTTAATTATTTGAATGTTCTTCCTGAAAATTCACGCCGTTTGCGTGCGTTGCCAGCATGGTTTTCGCTTAAAGCTTATGGAAAAGATGGTTTTAGAGATATTATTGAGAATAGTACAGCATTGGCTTTGCATTTTGGTAATGCCTTAATAGAAAATGATTTTGAACTTTTAGCGCCAATTCGTTTAAATAATGTCTGCTTTACACTGAAAGGAGAGCAAAATCAAGAAAAAGTAAGTCAATTTTTATCTGTTTTAAATGATACAGGAAAAGTATTTATGACACCAACGGTTTATCAAGGCAGAAAGGGTATTAGAGCTTCTTTTGTAAATTGGAGAACTACAGAAAATGATGTGAAGCTTGTAATTGAGGAAATGCGAGAAGTGCTTTCAGAATTATAAACTTGATAAAAGTAGAAGAGCCTGTTTGAAGGAACAGGCTCTTGACTAACACAAAAAAAACAAAAACAAGGTATTTAAAGAACGAAATTTTAAATTCGGTATGTAAATGCAATTGTCGCAATACGATTGTCTAACTCATATCTTTTATCGATGCTAGTTTGTGCAACTGCAGATTTAATGTTGAAATTATTGGTATTGAAAACATCTGTAAAATTCAGTTTGATGTTTCCTTTTTTTGCTAAAACTTGTTTTGAAATCCCAATGCTGAAATCAAAGAAACCGTCTCTCTGATAAATTCCAAGATTTGATTTTGATTGATATTGGGCATTTCCTTCTGCTTTTAAAGTTTCAGTTATCGCAAAAGAATTCTGAACGCTTACATTCAAAGTCATAATAGGATCGATAGTATTACTGTTTAAAATCTCTCCCATAAACTTATTTTCAAAAACATTGAATAATGTATTCACAGACCACCATTTGTTTAGCTCAGAGGTGTTTGTAATGTTAATTCCATAATTATATGATTTGTCAACATTTATTTGAGTTGTAACGGTTGTATTCGTGTCTGGATTATAATTGTACACTTCCGTGAAAACATCTTTGGTACTATTAAAATAAACAGAAGCCATAAAATTACTTTTCCAAGCATAGCCAATTTCCATAGCGTGCGTAATCTCTGGAATCAAATTCGGATTTCCTTGTGAATAATTGAATGAATCATCATAAAAACGAAACGGATTCAAATCGAACTGGCTTGGTCTATTAATTCTTTTGCTATACGATGCATGTGCTGAATGATTAGTGGTAAATTCATACTTTAAAGAAAGACTCGGAAACCATTTTAAATAATCGTCTTTATGCTGTTCGTTTAGCGTTTTCTGATCAATATTTATCGCAGTATATTCAGTTCTTAAACCAGCCTGAATGTTTAATTTTTCTAGCTGATATTTATAATTCGCGTAAGCAGCATAAATCTGTTCGTTATATTCAAAATGGTTAGTCGAATTAACATCAATCTGCCATTCATTATTTTCATAAT from Flavobacterium sp. KACC 22763 includes these protein-coding regions:
- a CDS encoding pyridoxal phosphate-dependent decarboxylase family protein translates to MNSILQHDLNNFENILEKTKQQGLDFLNNIENIPTSKNYSIDPKTELNELGLGSIEALKEFNERLAPLMVSSPGPRYWGFVTGGSTPASIVGDWLATVYDQNTQAVKAQGGASALIEFETIDLLLQLLELPDSFLGGFVTGATMSNFTSLGVARQWFGKQFGKDFAKNGISEPINILTATPHSSTIKCLSLLGIGSQNYTAIKALEGNREALDIADLEENIKKLDGKPFILISSAGTVNTADFDDFEAIAALKEKYNFWWHIDAAFGGFAAVSEKYKHLVQGWEGADSITIDCHKWLNVPYESAFYLVKKEHIHLQIETFQNSNAPYLANPLENFNYLNVLPENSRRLRALPAWFSLKAYGKDGFRDIIENSTALALHFGNALIENDFELLAPIRLNNVCFTLKGEQNQEKVSQFLSVLNDTGKVFMTPTVYQGRKGIRASFVNWRTTENDVKLVIEEMREVLSEL